One part of the Streptomyces ferrugineus genome encodes these proteins:
- a CDS encoding TetR/AcrR family transcriptional regulator, which yields MARMSAEERRESVIRAATTEFARGGYYGTSTEAIAKRVGVSQPYLFRLFPGKKAIFLAAAERCVADTIRMFEEASHGLEGEEALHAMGDAYRKVVSEQPEQLMMQMQMYLAVAAAEQEGDHEFGEVVRAGWTRLWDTVHLPLGADVEETTTFMAYGMLINCLVAMGFPPEHRVWAGMDPQGRVEEGS from the coding sequence ATGGCCAGGATGAGCGCAGAGGAGAGGCGCGAGAGCGTCATCCGCGCGGCGACGACCGAGTTCGCGCGCGGCGGCTACTACGGCACGTCCACCGAGGCGATCGCCAAGCGGGTCGGCGTCTCGCAGCCGTATCTCTTCCGGCTCTTCCCGGGCAAGAAGGCGATCTTCCTCGCGGCGGCCGAACGCTGCGTGGCGGACACCATACGGATGTTCGAGGAGGCATCCCATGGGCTGGAGGGCGAAGAGGCCCTGCATGCCATGGGTGACGCCTACCGAAAGGTCGTCTCGGAGCAGCCCGAGCAGCTGATGATGCAGATGCAGATGTACCTCGCCGTGGCGGCCGCCGAGCAGGAGGGCGACCACGAGTTCGGCGAGGTCGTGCGCGCTGGCTGGACCCGGCTGTGGGACACCGTCCATCTGCCGCTGGGTGCGGACGTCGAGGAGACGACGACCTTCATGGCGTACGGAATGCTCATCAACTGCCTGGTGGCCATGGGTTTTCCGCCCGAGCACCGGGTCTGGGCGGGCATGGACCCGCAGGGGCGGGTCGAGGAGGGGTCGTAG